Sequence from the Stenotrophomonas sp. 364 genome:
GGCGTCACCGTCCTCCCAGGTCACCCGCACCTCCAGCTGCACACCCCGCTCGCGCATGGCGTGCACGGCCTCGCGCAGATCCGTATTGCCGGTGGACTTGCCGTTGAGGATCAGACGCCAGCGGGTACGGCTCATGCAGCACTTCCACGAGAGGGGGAGGCGCAGGCTAGCAGGGCCGCCGTCGAGACCGGTGAACGTCATCAAACGGTCACCGAAGGCCCGGAGAATGGAAGGCCATAGCAGGGACGATGGATGGAGGCAGGATCAGCCTCCGAGTATTCCCAGGGCCGCATCCGTGAGGGTGCGGCCTTTTTTTGTCCTGCGATGAGCGCAGCCGGCCAACGGTCGGCGCTACGGGTGCTCAGCCTTCGGCAAAGGTCAGCAACGCCTCACCTTCCATCCGGTACACCGTCCACTCGCTCTGCGGCTTGGCCCCCGCCGCTTCATAGAACTTGATCGCCGGTTCGTTCCAGTCCAGTACCGACCATTCAAACCGCCCGCAGTTTTCAGCCACCGCGATGCGCGCAATGTGCTGCAGCAGCGCCTTTCCCGCACCGCTGCCGCGGCTGTCCGGGCTGACGTACAGGTCTTCCAGGTAGATGCCGTTGCGGCCCAGCCAGGTGGAATAGTTGTAGAAATACACGGCGTAGCCGATGGCCGCGC
This genomic interval carries:
- a CDS encoding GNAT family N-acetyltransferase — its product is MATVSIRVATADDAALILRFIRELAIYEKAESSVQTDEAGIRASLFGPAAKAHALICEANGAAIGYAVYFYNYSTWLGRNGIYLEDLYVSPDSRGSGAGKALLQHIARIAVAENCGRFEWSVLDWNEPAIKFYEAAGAKPQSEWTVYRMEGEALLTFAEG